TACATCTACATTACGTGCGGTTTACCATATCTCTGCTTCTTTGGCAAAAAATCAAACATGTGTTTTTTCTTCACGTTTTTATTGCGAATACCATGTTGGAAATCCTTTAATTCATCTGCTTTGCTTTTCATGCCAATTCATTGGcttctataaataaaataaaataatataaaacccATTTGATTCGATTCGGTGTGcaaatcttaaataataattaaattatcaatttgtctCATCATCTAATATCACAATaccatttttttgaaatcaaGTGGAGTGTGGAGTacattctttttatatatatggaATTAAGCTAtagtttaaaaaatgaaattcgagttaTTATTTTTTACGACTTGTTTTTTCTTCTATAAATAACCTCCACATGAACTTAACCCCTCAGCTATTCTGCACTTTCTCTTCACTGTTTACGATGGAAATCAGGGAAGCCAATGTTCGAGCAAAGGCACCTAACAAAACAGACAAGTTTGACTTAGCTACACAAATCTGTTTGAGAATTGCGGCGACTGCGACAGCAATGGCCGCCGCATGGGTGATTTTCACTGCAAACCAAACTGTTGAAGTTTCGGCATGTCTTTTGATGCTCGATATAGCTATTCACCTGCTTTCAAGTAAAACAACCTCGAGCTGTTTTATTATGTGATAAATTCCAGAGCTCATATAGTGTTAAATAATATCCTCCATTTTTTTTTCAGGTTCTTCGCCTATGCAAATGCCATTGCTTTTGGTTTCAGTTTGATGTCGTTGTTCTTTCTGTTCTTTGCCCGTCATGCCTTGACTGCTACTAtctacttcttcttcttcctacACGATTTGGTATATAGTGATGGTTTTAATATAAATAGTGATATGTCatgccctttttttttttttttgataatccAGCGGGGTTTTGGGacattgcagatgatgatgtctCTGGTTCTTTCCGGTTTGGCGGCAGGGACGGTGATCGGAATGGTAGCACGTGACGGTAACGGCCACACTGGTTGGCTTAAAATCTGCGACCGTTTCGAGAAATTCTGCGACAAGGTGACCGTTTCAATGGCACTGTCGTATGTTGCAGTGGTTTGCTTGCTGGTGCTTACCGTCATGTCGGCCGGCAAGTCTAGACAAATCTAAAACGGGATATAAATTTGGAGAAGATGAGGTGAGGATGATAACTCATAGTTTTGGTGGGTGATAATGAAATTACTGAACTTTCATCATTAGTGGGTTGGCATGCATATCTATTAGGCTCAAGCGTGAAAGAATAAGAGCGACAGATATTGTGGTTTATACCAATTAAAGTCGGGTTCTGAGGAATATTTGTGGGTATGGGATGAAAGCGGGCTGGGTTTCTGGAACAAAATTAAGCAAATTTTAAGTCCAAAAGTGCCGATTTCAGTCCACTGTTGGTTTTATCAGCTTCAAGTCCAACAATAGTAAGTTGTTATCAATCTTCTCTATGGATCCAGTccagattaattttattttttatttttccttaagaGTTAAATCCACTATTTATTTAAAGTGTAATATTTAGAAGTATTATTTAGTAGGGAGAGGTTTTGGAGATTTTGAGATTCCAAATTTGAATCCcatctgaaaaaataaaaattgaggcTATATGTGAAGATTCGGGAGGAATTTATTATTTACGATTCAAGAAACtcgcataatttaaaaaaaaattcaaaggttCCAGACATAAATTCCAGAGGTATTTGACAATAACATCTCTCAAGTTGTACAGCTAAAAATACTCACATCACTTTCACCTCCTAATATTCTTAAAACCATCTTCCAAATCTGAAAGGGTGTACCCCATTCCCCGGGTATGCTCTTCCAAGTCCAAGTGCTTGAAGGAGAGCCAAGCAAGCTTGCTCCTTTATCACGAAGACAATAGTGAAACACCCCTGAGAAGGGAGATGTCATGAGGAATGATTAAGATACCATTACAATTAAAGAAGGTGTGAACATTCTCTCCCTCATGAACGTCTTTCAGCTTCGGATGATACAAATAACGGGAAAACATAGGCCTTTTCCACTCAATAGAGAATCCGAAGGACTCCTCCAACTTCACCTCCACAATGATATACTTCTTGGGATCTGGTTTCAACCTCACCAACCTCCATAGATAAGCTGCTCTATTTTCCCTCCCTCCAGATCATATTTACTGAAACAATGCCACGTTAGGCCACATTTGATTATGAATTCAATTCAACCACCACGAGCTCCCCACTAGTTGCCCAGGTGCCAAACAGTAGGAATTTAACAAATGCACGACTAATTGGTGAGGTGGCAAATGAAACCCTACTTTCAACAAGTATAACGATAGGTAAAACCTTGTCTTCCTCACCATAATGTGTTCTAAAATACTAAACTCATACTTAAGATATTTTGTGAGGAGACCCTTTCATCTTAACGCCTTTCACATTTCCTGTTCTATTGTATTACATTTACATTTGACAATTGTCACTGGTTTATTATAATCTCTTAAGTGTTTAAGGATTTGTCCCTTTTTGTTCTCAATTGCCGAAGGTTTCTTCGAATTGACCATGGCCACCTTATTAGCCATCGCCACCCTATTgtctgtaacagcctaattttcagtggtatcgggaatagagatttgagatcaccaaatccgacgggtgagttaaaaatttaataaattaatacctatgagtcaaatgcgaatataaaagcatttttgaattagtgaatttggtgatttaaaagaattaattaggtaaattgggtcgggaatgaggtatcgagacctcgacttcataaatcgagccataaatatttttagaaatatttatggagtgttggtgaggtagtattaaaatttagttagaaaattttgacgtttggttggttaattaaataaaaaggactaaattgaaaagggtgtaaaagttgctagaaggattaaatagctcaattgtcaaatgaggaaggacctaaagtgaaaatagtcctaaaggagatattttgggccgcaatagctgagaaaaatcaggaaatggatgaaataagggaaaaattggaaaattgccaaaactggctaaataaaaatgggactaaattggaatatctaaaattctcttcattttctcttcatattcatcagctgaaaaacagccatggaggagggttcaagctggttttcatactctagcttcatgtaagtttaattcttgctttctccttgaaatttttatgtttttgtgacttttacaactaggtccacttgttgaattcattagtttttgattctatgaaagaaattgaaagttgctatgaatatgtgctggaagtatatgatgatttggcatggaattagagctttaaattatttatatgctgattttattgaaagaattgaatagaaagtgaatgtttgggacctaattgtaaaagagtttgaagttagagtttcatatggaaattctgaatttcaatagttatgaaataacttataatgtctagaaaaagtattaattgagaaaattatcttaattgaggggttaattgagcaaggttgtatgaattgtgaaatttggggcaaaatggaaatcaatattttgcactaaaactgttttagacagcagcagtagtctaactttaaaaaatcaccaaaaattatagaaatcgaattagaggatgaataaaatatgaaattaaagcttattgagactagtttcttataaaataaattatgtaagcaatggaattgtaaatcatgagatacaataacttttgtgagacaaggtcagaatgatttcgagttcccctgttctgactttggaaaatcataaaaaattggataaaaataattaggggcttaaatttatatttttagaatcctgaatgagtctattttcaatagaaacaaacgaggacATCGTTCGAATCCTGTacaataagataattaatttttagtgaagaagggttggaactgtcagacagcagaataggggagactttaatgaataaactgtattaattggcccaactaaaaattatgaaatttttatggtaagaaggtatatgagtctagtttcagggaaaattagaggatcttaatttggagttttttatctcaagataaaaataatttagttactatgacacagatggatagcttgaatattcacataagtagatagtgaaaattatggataatgttcctacaagtgtgttgtttatactaaggatgtggaatggagaggaggaggagaaaaaatatgtatgaatattcagctagcatggctaatttgtatgttttttgctcaaggactaaattgaataaaagtaaaactttatgggtaattttgtaaaaatgtcaaaaatgactaaattgaagggaatgaattgttttattatctaatttaataaattgaatgaaattatcaattatttaagattgggtgaaatttgggaatatggtaaattaccaatatgcccctaaatcttggtatttctgcaatttagtcaggtaggttcgtatatcctgcatgagcatgtaaatatgaaaaatttaagtattgtatcgtattttatatgatattttgaattgaatatatgaaaagaatgttacatgaaacatgaaaatgaatactaaataatataaattaattgaaattattctgaaaatctcggtaatgcctcgtatcctatcctggCCTCAGGTaagggtatggggtattacatttaatggtatcagagctacggtttagtcggttctcggatcaaacgtagtatatgtgaagtctaaaaacacatgtcattaaaatatgtgatagtgtgatatctctcgactCTAATGAAATTTGTTTTACTTATAGAAAGAGATGTTTTATAACCAAGTTAATTCtgataatgctaaaaatgatacTCAAGTATACAAGTAGAAAGTTGATTACGATGAAtcggtaaaaaaaaaaaagggcatgaataaaagttttataatacatgtcgatgatgaatattatgttatatgtattattaaaagtaaattatattactatatgaaatattgtgctgataactaaattacaaaatatataaatgtgatatatgaagtacatgataaggattattagagaattatgaatgaatagtgaattttgaaatatattacatgtattgAAGATACAGaagatataaacatataaattattggtacaatgattaaattgtaaagcatgTAAAAATATTATGCGaaaggtgtaaaagtgatatgcatgtatgaaataatttgcccaagtagacaagattagaactactaggatgTTAAGGGACTTCAGCATGCTCTCTGAATATTAACATGCTCTCTGAATATTAGCACGCCAGTGCTCTCTGAttagcacatttgtgctctcTGATATTTAGCACGCCAGTGCTCTTTGATTACTAGCACGCCAGTGCTCTATGATATTTAGCATGTCAATGCTCTCTGAttagcacatttgtgctctctgtatagcacttcagtgctctctgttcattagtgcataacAATGCACCTCTGTATAAGTCCTATATATCcgaag
This window of the Gossypium hirsutum isolate 1008001.06 chromosome A09, Gossypium_hirsutum_v2.1, whole genome shotgun sequence genome carries:
- the LOC107939825 gene encoding CASP-like protein 1F2 isoform X1: MSFDARYSYSPAFKFFAYANAIAFGFSLMSLFFLFFARHALTATIYFFFFLHDLVYSDGFNINSDMSCPFFFFLIIQRGFGTLQMMMSLVLSGLAAGTVIGMVARDGNGHTGWLKICDRFEKFCDKVTVSMALSYVAVVCLLVLTVMSAGKSRQI
- the LOC107939825 gene encoding CASP-like protein 1F2 isoform X2 codes for the protein MSFDARYSYSPAFKFFAYANAIAFGFSLMSLFFLFFARHALTATIYFFFFLHDLMMMSLVLSGLAAGTVIGMVARDGNGHTGWLKICDRFEKFCDKVTVSMALSYVAVVCLLVLTVMSAGKSRQI